The Eublepharis macularius isolate TG4126 chromosome 12, MPM_Emac_v1.0, whole genome shotgun sequence genomic sequence AGATCTACACACAATTGCCAtgcaggcagaggaggaggagcagatcgggggaggggagcagagcaGAGCGCCCGTTGGTGTCGATCACTCCCCCAAACGGGGTGGCTGCAGGTCCACCGGGAGGGTGTGCATGCGGCCTTCCAGGGGCCAGCTGGACCACGCAGCAGAAGGTACATTCTAGTGGTGGCTGCCAGGGAACCGTGGAGCGCAGGCGTGGCTGCGGCCCTAGGAGCCGGCCAGGTCTTTCTGGACAAGGTggttggcaggggagggggcagttcaGGGGCATGTTTGGGTGCGGCGTGCGTGGATCACGTGGAAGCAACGTTGGACTGGGGAGCCACAGAGGATGGTGTCTGGGAGGAGCCGGGAGGCAGCTCCTTGGCTCTCTATCCCATCCACTATAGGTGTAGTACTAGAGAGAGAGGTTAATAGAGACAGATTTACTGTTCCCTTGAAATGAACacgacagcaaggagtctggtgAGGAGGTCGAAGTGCTACATTTGGATCGGGAAGTcctggtgctggggggggggtggaattgggtaGCGGATGGGTTGCATTTGTGGGCAGAGGGGCTGGAAGTGGGCCTTGACCTTTGGAAGAGGGATGGCCCCGCCCCCGACTGGTGACTGCTTGGCTAGAGGGAGTGGAGGCCAGTTTGGTGGGCAGGGCTGCTCGCATCTGCCTGGACGTGTGGTCTGAGCCCTGGGCGTGGAGGGCTGGCAGCTTCGCTGAAGGCTCGTGTTCTGGCTAGACCAGGTGCCCTTTTGTTCTTGGTTGGGCTGCTTTGAACAGGGTGGCTAGTGGGATCTGTGGCCTGGGGCCACTCAGGACAAGGTGGCAGGCACATCCGCCCTCCGCTCCCCTCTCACAGCTCTGAGCAGCGCTCCTGTTTGCTGTAGTAGTGGTCGAACTGGTTCTTCCAGTGCATCATGTAGGAACTCCAGCGGTGGAACTCCACTTTCCACTGCCTCTCGGCCTCCTCAATGTTATCTGGGCAGGCAGACAGGGCAGAGGCGCAGatgcagagcagagcaggtggccgaGGGCAGGAAACAGAAGGAGAGAAGCCAGTTAGGAAGCAGAAGGCCGCAGCAGGGCCGCGGAGGGGCTGGAGCTCCCGACGGGCTCTGGAGAAGCCCCCCTCGAGGCCCAAGGGTGGCAATTCAGGCCTGTGGGCTGCCATGGCATGGGTAAtaatggctttggggggggggatcagtcaAGGAGAGAGCTGCACTGAAGGAATGGGGAGGCCCCAGAGATGGTTAGAAAGCAGCAGAAGGGATGCAAGAGAGAGCTGGGCTGGCCGAGAGGGCAAGACAAGGCGTGctggcttcggggggggggggctccgagGCAAGCCACTCTCCCCTCTTCACCTTGGGAGGCCCTGTGCGGAGCATTGTCTGGCCCAGGGGCTTTCCCTCACGGCCAGGGCCTCCAGCTGCCTTGCCCGCAGAGGTGGGGTTTCTTGCTATCAGGAGGAGctgctcagaggagctcagcggggaggggagcagggggcGGCCCCGGCTGCATGCCTGGCAGCTCTGCCTGGAAAGGACCAACAGGTAGAATAAGGTCGTTACTGGATGGAGGGGGAAGCTGGCCGTTCTACCCTGTGCCAAAGTTACGACCAAAATGATTCTGGGACGACAAAAGGTCAGGCAGATACTCCTGGCTCGCATTGGCTTCTTGCTGATACGCAACCGTATAATCGGCCCGTTCAAACTGCTTCCTAAATCCCCATGTGCGGATGCCGTTGGACTGGAGGGCTTTCGAAGGACCGATGCGGCCAGTTTAGACTCAGCTGCCTTGTAAACTTATCAGTCTGATTCGAGAGCTCATCCCCAAGAACGTTCCTCTGATTTCAAAAGGAGCATTCTGGTCGGACTGTTTCCACTGTTGTGCGCAGAGGCTTGCCTGCCTCCGCCCCCCCCCGGGCTCTCCCTGCCATTGACGCTCCCCCCTGGCTTCCTGGCGCAGAAGTACCCCCGCCACCCTGATTTGTGCTGCAGCTgggacgaccccccccccccactccagcaaATGTAGCTCATTCCTCTCCTGGATTCAGCCcacaaggagctcaggacagaaGATaccatggaaggaggaggagggggagaaatggggCGGTGGGTGGGCTGGAGCCCCAACCAGAGTGAGTGCAAGGCCCGGCAGAGTCTACAAGGGAGAAGAAAACGAGGCATTAAATGCTGGGTGGGGAGGCTGGAAGGGCCGCCTAACATTTACTTAAAAGATCCAGGCACCAATGTCCTTCAACCCTACTGTGGTGGAGGGGGGGTACTATACAGTGCCTTCTGTAGGGTGGGGGGCAAAAGGTCAGTTTTCCTGTGACAAAACCCTTCACCAAAGCCGGAAGAGGTAGTCGTCGATGGGCATGTAGGGAGCAACTTTGGGGGCGGCGGGCAGGGGCTGTAGGGGCCCATGAAGCACGCTGAGGAGAAAGTTGGTAGGAACCGGCCCGCCAAATCCTGGCAGGCCGCTGGGTTTGCTTTTCCCAGTCCGCCCCACTCTTCATGAGGTTTTGACCCACCTGTCACGTTGAGCAGTTTGGGAAGGAACCGGTTCCAGAAGGCGCAGATCTGGGCACGGAGGCTGCGGTCCACCACCAGCGGCTGCGTGTTCAGTTTGACATACTTTTGCTCCGACATGGTGTAGGGGGGCCACACTTGCCCTTTCTCTGAGGGCTCTGTGGGGTCCCTGTGTGGAGAGGAAGAGGGTGAGTCATAGATGCATGGAAGGCGGCGCCTTGGCCCCTCTCTGTCGCTGGTCTtgcttcctggctgctgaggTTTGGGGGCCTGACTGGCAAGCAGGGTGGAAAGGGTGCCCCACCAACATGCAaagggcaaaaaacctccaggcatttcctcctcttcTAGGCCCCACTGTATGTCCCTTGTTTTGGGATCAACAGCCCCGGCACCCCAAAATGGGCTCCCAGCTGCTGCCTATGGCCTGGAATGCACAACCCCCTTTCACCCACTGAGAGACCCTCCAAGGAGCCCACTCAGAAGTCCAGCCGCCAGAGTCCAGTGCCACCAGCCACTGCTGTCCAGCTGTCACGCAGCCCTTTCCCTGTCCTCAGCTACCCGTGcagggagagagaggagagagtggAAGCGAAACGGGggattttaatgttttgttttgtagttTAATTGCAACATTTCTCTCCTCACCTTCACTAACTCGCAGGATTCTTgatccattttcatttttaaaaatgatttttgatGGGTGCTTATAAAACAAAAATCTTTTTGCTAGAAAAAGTTAAAGAAATGTTATTAAGAACTAACTGGCCCAAATGTAGGACACTTTAAAAAGAATAACCCATTTAGCCAACTGACACCAATGACTAGGAATATGGTCAGCTTTTCAAATTGGGAGTATAAATACATGTTCCCGACAGTCTGATGTTACATGAGTATAAATACATGTTCCTGACAGTCATGTGAGCACATATGTTCATGGGCGCATGcgcgtgcacgcacgcacacgcacacagggCCCTGTCCTTACGCTTCCCTTCTGTGCCTGTTTCtttctgagagctgctgtagcacatgGCTAAGTGGCTGGCCCACACTCTGCGGGTTCAACTCCCCCCAACTGTCCCAGTGGCCTTGGGGCAGCCCctgctctcagcccagctccccagctatgttgtggggataacattttattcactgctctgtggccctcatctgtccagaagggtggtatagaagCACTCTGTTGTTGCGGTGGTGGTTGTGGTTGTTATCACCTGTGCCTCCAGatgccttcctttccccctgtcCCCTCCCCCATCATACCCTGTGCGGGCAAAGTTGGCCCAGTAGCGCATCATCCGCCGGCTTaattctttctcttcttcagtgtaGTTGAGGCTGCTGTTCAGTGGCAAGCCAAAGACAAATTCGATTTCGTAGCCATGGGGGACACCCATCCACAGTGGCCAGATGAGGTTGGAGGCTCGATGGTCGAAGAGGTAGGCGTAGACTTTATTACCATGCTCGGCGTAGCGTGCGGCAAAGTGCATGACGGGGCAGATGACGTTGTGGTCCCCCACGATGTCGTCCATGGCCTCGCGGTTCTTCTCGCGGTTGTTCTCGTCCTTCCAGTCAGTGTACTGCAGCACCACAGCCTCCGCTGCGATCTCATTGGCCTGAGGCACCCCAATTCGCACGCCGTCCAGGAAGTCCTCCCGGCTGATGAGGCTGTCGTTGTCTTTGCTGAAGCCGGGTGCCCCGTAAAGGAGGAAGTAGCTGCCCTCATCTTTCACCACTCCGAGCAGGATCTGGGTCTCCTTGAAATTCCTGGTGTTGAGCATGGCCTCGGCAGTGTCAGGGAAAAAATCCCCATCAATGACCGGCACAAAGGAGAAGCGGAAGACGCTGTCGTAGGGCAGGACAAGCCACTCCTTGTCGATCAGCTCCTGGGGCTCTTTGGTCCGCAGGCAGCTCACCATCTCAGAATCGTTGGTGGAATGGCAGCCCACCAGCTTGGCCAGGTGGGTGGCACGGCGCCGGCTCTCCGCCGGAGTGATCGTGGCCCACGGCCCATTGGGGGTCCCACTTTGCAAAATTGCACGCTTGAAGAGGTCCCGGCTTTGGGCAGAAAGGAGATGCATCCCAACAGAAGCAGCCCCGGCACTCTCTCCAAAAATGGTGATCAGTTTTGGATTGCCCCCAAAGGAGTGGATGTTGTTTTGGATCCACTGCAGGGCTAGACGCTGGTCTAAGAGTCCCACGTTGCCAGGAGCCTCCGGGCTCTCTAGGAGGGCCAGGAATCCAAAAGCACCAACGCGGTAGCTAAGAGAGACCAAGACAACATTCTCTGTGTAAGTCAGGAATCGGCCGTCGTAGACATCCAACGAGGAAGACCCGCTGTAGAAGCCACCCCCGTAGATCCAGACCAGGACGGTGGCGTTCTTGGGGCGTGGCGATGGGACCCAGATGTTCAGGTAGAGGCAGTCCTCACTCATTTCCTGGTTGGGGTTCCACATTTCCGTGCCATGGAAGCCCGGGTACATCTTGTCCACAAACTGGTAGCAGGCATGTTGGTATGAGGAGGCCTCCCGAATGCCACTCCATGGTTTTTTTGGTTCAGGGCGCAGGAACCGCAGCCTGCCCACTGGGGGCTCGGCAAAGGGAATGCCCAAGAATGCAGAGACGTGGCTATCAAGGACCGCCATCCGGGTGCCCCGGAGCCGTCCTGCCTGAGTGTTCACTGTCAGCTCGTCGCTCTGGGCAGACACAGCCACAGctaaggagaggaggaggaggtggcggtGGTGGTTCTGCACCCAGGACCAGCCTTTGGGCATTGCGCTGCCTTGATTCTGGGGCATCTGTAAGGGAAAGGGAGGAGACGTAGTCACCAGAGGCCTCTGCCAAGCCATTGGCCCTCCCTTGCCCTGGTGGCCACTTGCTGGCTGCTGTgccttctgggcctggcccaccccctccttcccgcCTGATAAGGGACCTCCGGCCCCcgtcagcccagcccagcccttaTCAGCCCGATTCAGACAGGAGAAGAAGTCTCCCAGTCTcgcagggggtggggaggccaGCAGTCCTGGCTTGAAAAGGAGGCAGACCTTTCTGGCAGGGCTTACAGCAGCTCTCAGTGCCAGGGGCCAGCCCTTAATATTGGGGAGGGACAGGTAAGGTCTCTGAGCATGTGGGTGACAGAGGAGTCAaacggctggggggggggctgtctggaAGTACTGGCACCAGAACTTCCAAGCAGCTTCAGGCTTTGGCGTGGTTTGTACTGACCTTGTCTCCTTTGCAGCGTGCCTCcatttttgtcccccccccccgcaagagaGCCCACCCCTGTGGCAGGCAGCCCTTCTGCTTCCCTGCCTGTTCCTCCTGCTTTCCTCTTAAGCTCCCACCAAAGACCTCTTGGCTTCAAACGGGGCAGGGGGGGCTTGGGGCCCAAAGGCCATGCGTAGCCCTCTGGGAGGAGCCCAGTGCGTTCTGGGGGAGGGGCGGGCACCAGGGAGCCTCGCGGCCACCTGCCAGCAGCACCCTTAGGGGCTTTTACCCCACTTGGGGGGGGAAGCATGTACTTTACCACAGGCGGTTGGAAAG encodes the following:
- the ACHE gene encoding acetylcholinesterase, translated to MPQNQGSAMPKGWSWVQNHHRHLLLLSLAVAVSAQSDELTVNTQAGRLRGTRMAVLDSHVSAFLGIPFAEPPVGRLRFLRPEPKKPWSGIREASSYQHACYQFVDKMYPGFHGTEMWNPNQEMSEDCLYLNIWVPSPRPKNATVLVWIYGGGFYSGSSSLDVYDGRFLTYTENVVLVSLSYRVGAFGFLALLESPEAPGNVGLLDQRLALQWIQNNIHSFGGNPKLITIFGESAGAASVGMHLLSAQSRDLFKRAILQSGTPNGPWATITPAESRRRATHLAKLVGCHSTNDSEMVSCLRTKEPQELIDKEWLVLPYDSVFRFSFVPVIDGDFFPDTAEAMLNTRNFKETQILLGVVKDEGSYFLLYGAPGFSKDNDSLISREDFLDGVRIGVPQANEIAAEAVVLQYTDWKDENNREKNREAMDDIVGDHNVICPVMHFAARYAEHGNKVYAYLFDHRASNLIWPLWMGVPHGYEIEFVFGLPLNSSLNYTEEEKELSRRMMRYWANFARTGDPTEPSEKGQVWPPYTMSEQKYVKLNTQPLVVDRSLRAQICAFWNRFLPKLLNVTDNIEEAERQWKVEFHRWSSYMMHWKNQFDHYYSKQERCSEL